Proteins encoded within one genomic window of Streptomyces sp. NBC_01314:
- a CDS encoding LysR family transcriptional regulator codes for MPQPVLDIVALRSLTAIADCGGFHRAARSLALSQSAVSQHVRRLEKTLGRAIVEREGRGTRFTPDGRLLVEQARRILAVHDEAVRVLLDIDGDTVTIGSTEHAADQFLPRLTAAVQEMRPGCRVRFRIDRSARLVEAVERGSVDVAVYVTEAAATEGTPVGGLPLTWYAPPGWEAPVAPVPVPLVAVEDPCAIRRRAISTLAAHGVAATVVGDAGYLAGVLDIARTGQGVALLAAVGPAPDGLTPYDGLPPVTPIPMSALARPGADPATVEAAFAAVRDLLR; via the coding sequence ATGCCCCAACCTGTCCTCGACATCGTGGCCCTGCGCAGTCTGACCGCGATAGCCGACTGCGGAGGTTTCCACCGCGCGGCCCGCTCCCTCGCCCTCAGCCAGTCCGCGGTGAGCCAGCACGTCCGTAGGCTGGAGAAGACGCTCGGCCGCGCGATCGTCGAACGCGAGGGGCGTGGCACCCGTTTCACCCCCGACGGACGGCTCCTCGTCGAGCAGGCCCGCCGCATCCTCGCCGTCCACGACGAGGCCGTACGCGTCCTGCTCGACATCGACGGCGACACCGTCACCATCGGCTCCACCGAACACGCGGCCGACCAGTTTCTTCCCCGGCTGACGGCGGCCGTGCAGGAGATGCGCCCCGGCTGCCGCGTGCGGTTCCGTATCGACCGCTCGGCACGGCTCGTCGAGGCCGTGGAGCGGGGGAGCGTCGATGTCGCGGTGTACGTCACCGAGGCGGCCGCGACCGAGGGCACCCCTGTCGGGGGTCTGCCCCTGACCTGGTACGCCCCGCCCGGCTGGGAGGCACCGGTCGCCCCCGTCCCGGTCCCGTTGGTGGCGGTCGAGGACCCGTGCGCGATCCGCCGCCGGGCCATCTCGACGCTCGCCGCACACGGTGTCGCCGCCACTGTCGTCGGCGACGCGGGCTATCTCGCCGGTGTCCTCGACATCGCCCGCACCGGCCAGGGCGTCGCCCTCCTTGCCGCCGTCGGCCCCGCCCCCGACGGGCTCACTCCGTACGACGGACTTCCGCCCGTCACCCCCATCCCCATGAGCGCCCTCGCCCGTCCCGGCGCCGACCCGGCCACGGTGGAGGCCGCCTTCGCGGCTGTACGGGATCTGTTGCGCTGA
- a CDS encoding MarR family winged helix-turn-helix transcriptional regulator, whose product MAVNTTGVRLEDQWRDILSVHARTMCEIDRVLHPHGLGASDFEVLDILASGMAAATAAGDLCRVQNIAEKVHLSQSALSRLIGRLEKDGLVERSVCAEDRRGVWVTLTDKGRDLHAEVLPLQRDVLARMLRQG is encoded by the coding sequence ATGGCAGTGAACACGACCGGTGTCCGGCTCGAGGACCAGTGGCGGGACATCCTGTCCGTGCACGCCCGCACGATGTGCGAGATCGACCGCGTGCTGCATCCGCACGGCCTCGGCGCCAGCGACTTCGAGGTGCTCGACATCCTCGCGTCGGGCATGGCCGCGGCCACGGCGGCCGGGGACCTGTGCCGGGTGCAGAACATCGCGGAGAAGGTCCACCTCAGCCAGAGCGCGCTGTCCCGGCTGATCGGCCGGCTGGAGAAGGACGGCCTGGTGGAACGGTCCGTCTGCGCGGAGGACCGGCGCGGGGTGTGGGTCACCCTCACGGACAAGGGCCGCGACCTGCACGCGGAGGTCCTGCCCCTGCAGCGTGACGTCCTGGCCCGCATGTTGCGGCAGGGCTGA
- a CDS encoding VOC family protein — translation MTAGLKTIIYPVKDLAAAKTLFGALLGVEPYADSAYYVGFKDAGQDVGLDPNGHAKGMTGPVPYWHVTDIRSTLAGLLTAGAETLEDVHDVGGGRLIASVKDTNGNLVGLLQDTAAE, via the coding sequence ATGACCGCAGGACTCAAGACCATCATCTACCCCGTCAAGGATCTGGCCGCGGCGAAGACCCTGTTCGGCGCCCTGCTGGGGGTCGAGCCGTACGCGGACTCGGCGTACTACGTGGGGTTCAAGGACGCGGGGCAGGATGTGGGCCTGGACCCGAACGGGCACGCGAAGGGGATGACCGGCCCGGTGCCGTACTGGCATGTCACCGACATCCGCTCGACACTCGCGGGGCTGCTCACGGCCGGCGCGGAGACCCTGGAGGACGTCCACGACGTGGGCGGCGGCCGGCTCATCGCCTCGGTGAAGGACACGAACGGGAACCTGGTCGGGCTCCTGCAGGACACGGCGGCCGAGTAG
- the glgB gene encoding 1,4-alpha-glucan branching enzyme, translated as MALRDTTTPEAAGPPPRGPRLTVAAPPLDPGDRARLLSGAHHDPHALFGAHPVPGGIAVRALRPYAHAVSVVIDGERTYLASEGDGLFSVLLPLDAVPEYTLLVSYEDTDHEVHDPYRFLPSLGELDLHLIREGRHEQLWKALGAEPMTHQGVTGTRFTVWAPNARGVCVAGDFACWNGTAFPMRSLGSSGVWELFLPGVGEGAHYKFEITSRHGHRLLRADPMARQAEVPPATASVVTASHYVWGDSEWMAARGDIPVHEAPFSVYEIHLPSWRPGLTYRQLADVLPRYVSDLGFTHVELMPVAQHPFSGSWGYQVTGFYAPTARLGTPDDFRYLVDALHRAGIGVILDWVPAHFPKDDWALGRFDGEPLYEPGDSRRAEHPDWGTYEFDFGRTEVRNFLVANAVYWCEEFHVDGLRVDAVASMLYLDYSRDSGQWSPNVFGGREDLDAVAFLQEMNATVYRRAPGVVTIAEESTAWDGVTRPTDSGGLGFGLKWNMGWMHDSLGYIEHEPVHRKYHHDEMSFSMVYAYSENYVLPISHDEVVHGKQALVSKMPGDWWQRRANHRAYLGFMWAHPGKQLLFMGQEFAQGAEWSEAHGPEWWLLDPEYGAEADHRGVRDLVRDLNAVYRRTPALWQRDTDPAGFQWVGGDAAEDNVFAFLRLDAEGVPLLAVSNFSPVVRHDYRLGVPDDVSAWGEVLNTDAAVYGGSGVADPRPVEREPYAWHGRAGSIRVTLPPLATVWLRPT; from the coding sequence GTGGCCCTGCGCGACACCACTACCCCCGAGGCGGCGGGCCCGCCCCCGCGCGGACCCCGGCTGACCGTGGCCGCCCCTCCGCTCGACCCCGGCGACCGAGCGCGGCTGCTCTCCGGCGCCCACCACGACCCGCACGCCCTGTTCGGCGCCCACCCGGTGCCGGGTGGGATCGCCGTACGGGCACTGCGCCCGTACGCCCATGCCGTGAGCGTCGTGATCGACGGCGAGCGTACGTATCTCGCCTCGGAGGGCGACGGCCTCTTCTCCGTCCTGCTGCCGCTCGACGCCGTCCCGGAGTACACGCTGCTCGTCTCCTACGAGGACACCGACCACGAGGTGCACGACCCGTACCGCTTCCTGCCCTCGCTCGGTGAGCTGGATCTGCATCTGATCCGGGAGGGGCGGCACGAGCAGCTGTGGAAGGCGCTCGGGGCCGAGCCGATGACCCACCAGGGCGTGACCGGCACCCGGTTCACCGTGTGGGCGCCGAACGCCCGAGGGGTGTGTGTCGCCGGGGACTTCGCCTGCTGGAACGGGACGGCGTTCCCGATGCGGTCCCTCGGTTCGTCCGGGGTATGGGAGCTGTTCCTGCCGGGGGTGGGTGAGGGCGCCCACTACAAGTTCGAGATCACCTCGCGCCACGGTCACCGTCTCCTCAGGGCCGACCCGATGGCCCGTCAGGCGGAGGTGCCCCCCGCGACGGCGTCCGTCGTGACGGCCTCGCACTACGTGTGGGGCGACTCGGAGTGGATGGCCGCGCGCGGGGACATCCCGGTGCACGAGGCCCCGTTCTCCGTCTACGAGATCCATCTGCCGTCCTGGCGCCCGGGACTGACGTACCGGCAACTCGCCGATGTGCTCCCGCGGTACGTTTCCGACCTCGGCTTCACCCATGTCGAGCTGATGCCGGTCGCGCAGCACCCGTTCAGCGGCTCCTGGGGCTACCAGGTCACCGGCTTCTACGCGCCCACCGCACGGCTCGGCACCCCCGACGACTTCAGGTACCTCGTCGACGCGCTGCACCGGGCCGGGATCGGCGTGATCCTGGACTGGGTGCCCGCCCACTTCCCCAAGGACGACTGGGCCCTCGGGCGCTTCGACGGGGAGCCGTTGTACGAACCCGGGGACAGCCGGCGGGCCGAGCATCCGGACTGGGGGACTTACGAGTTCGACTTCGGGCGTACCGAGGTGCGCAACTTCCTGGTGGCGAACGCCGTCTACTGGTGCGAGGAGTTCCATGTCGACGGGCTGCGGGTGGACGCGGTCGCGTCGATGCTCTACCTCGACTACTCGCGTGACTCCGGCCAGTGGTCGCCCAATGTGTTCGGCGGGCGGGAGGACCTTGACGCGGTCGCCTTCCTGCAGGAGATGAACGCGACCGTGTACCGGCGTGCGCCGGGTGTGGTGACCATCGCGGAGGAGTCCACGGCGTGGGACGGTGTCACCCGTCCGACCGACAGCGGCGGCCTGGGCTTCGGGCTGAAGTGGAACATGGGGTGGATGCACGACTCGCTGGGCTACATCGAACACGAGCCGGTGCACCGCAAGTACCACCACGACGAGATGTCGTTCTCGATGGTGTACGCGTACAGCGAGAACTACGTGCTGCCCATCTCCCACGACGAGGTCGTGCACGGGAAGCAGGCGCTGGTGTCGAAGATGCCGGGCGACTGGTGGCAGCGGCGGGCGAACCATCGCGCGTATCTCGGGTTCATGTGGGCCCATCCCGGTAAGCAACTCCTTTTCATGGGACAGGAGTTCGCGCAGGGGGCGGAGTGGTCGGAGGCGCACGGACCCGAGTGGTGGCTCCTCGATCCCGAGTACGGCGCGGAGGCCGACCACCGGGGGGTGCGGGACCTCGTCCGCGACCTCAACGCGGTGTATCGCCGCACCCCGGCGCTCTGGCAGCGGGACACCGATCCGGCCGGATTCCAGTGGGTGGGCGGGGATGCCGCCGAGGACAACGTCTTCGCGTTCCTGCGGCTCGACGCGGAGGGTGTGCCTCTGTTGGCGGTGTCCAACTTCAGCCCTGTGGTTCGGCACGACTACCGGTTGGGGGTGCCCGATGACGTGTCGGCGTGGGGTGAGGTGCTGAACACCGACGCCGCGGTCTATGGGGGGAGCGGTGTTGCCGACCCGCGGCCCGTCGAACGCGAGCCGTACGCCTGGCACGGGCGAGCGGGCAGTATCCGGGTGACTTTGCCGCCGCTGGCCACGGTTTGGCTCCGGCCGACCTAG
- a CDS encoding maltokinase — protein MPKTATALLRPSSDGVAADLMTSLAGLLREWLPRQRWFAGKDRPVTDLALLSMTELYPGCLHLLVHTGQPSHAGHSGVPAPGSTPPPPAGDCYQLLLGVREQLVPRLGRALIGQAHEGPLAGLTVYDALYDPRSAQLLLERLRHPGTAGPLRFEADPDIRVPAGLAPRLLDAEQSNSSLVYGDAFILKVFRRIQPGVNPDLEVPGALSVQGCGRVPAPVAWFRTTDPFAATLGVLQPFLPDASDGWTLALGALAAGHDFTAQAGELGRATAEVHMALASAFPSRAHDENGRTAAAMTERLDAAARCVPALRPFVPGLRTAFRALLSCDAGPPSQRVHGDLHLGQVLRAGREWFVIDFEGEPSRPLAERCGTQSPVRDIAGMLRSFDYAARQRRPWRPEWARRCREAYCAGYAAHADWDPREKHGLLRAYETDRAVYEVLYEARHRPDWLPVPMAAIERLAVRGD, from the coding sequence ATGCCGAAGACCGCAACCGCATTGCTCCGGCCGAGCAGCGACGGGGTCGCCGCCGACCTCATGACCTCGCTGGCGGGGCTGCTGCGCGAGTGGCTGCCGCGGCAGCGCTGGTTCGCCGGCAAGGACCGGCCGGTCACGGACCTCGCCCTGCTGTCGATGACCGAGCTGTATCCGGGCTGTCTGCACCTGCTCGTGCACACCGGCCAGCCCAGCCATGCCGGCCACAGCGGTGTGCCCGCGCCCGGTAGCACTCCCCCTCCCCCGGCCGGTGACTGCTACCAACTGCTGCTCGGTGTGCGCGAGCAGCTGGTGCCGCGCCTCGGCCGGGCACTCATCGGGCAGGCACACGAGGGACCGCTGGCGGGTCTGACCGTGTACGACGCGCTCTATGACCCGCGCTCGGCCCAGCTGCTGCTCGAACGGCTGCGGCACCCCGGTACGGCGGGCCCGCTGCGCTTCGAGGCGGACCCGGACATACGGGTGCCGGCCGGGCTGGCGCCTCGGCTGCTGGACGCCGAGCAGTCCAACTCCTCGCTGGTGTACGGGGACGCGTTCATCCTGAAGGTCTTCCGGCGGATCCAGCCGGGGGTGAACCCCGATCTGGAGGTGCCGGGCGCACTCTCCGTGCAGGGATGCGGCCGGGTTCCGGCGCCGGTGGCCTGGTTCCGGACGACCGATCCGTTCGCTGCGACGCTCGGTGTGCTGCAGCCGTTCCTGCCCGACGCGTCCGACGGCTGGACGCTGGCGCTCGGCGCGCTCGCCGCCGGGCACGACTTCACGGCGCAGGCCGGTGAGCTGGGCCGGGCCACGGCGGAGGTCCATATGGCGCTGGCCTCGGCCTTCCCCTCCCGGGCCCATGACGAGAACGGGCGGACGGCCGCCGCCATGACCGAGCGGCTGGACGCCGCCGCGCGGTGTGTACCGGCGCTGCGGCCGTTCGTCCCCGGCCTGCGCACCGCCTTCCGCGCCCTGCTCTCCTGCGATGCCGGGCCGCCGTCCCAGCGCGTCCACGGCGATCTGCACCTGGGGCAGGTGCTGCGGGCCGGCCGGGAGTGGTTCGTCATCGACTTCGAGGGCGAGCCGTCCCGTCCGCTGGCCGAGCGGTGCGGTACCCAGTCTCCGGTGCGGGACATCGCCGGGATGCTGCGCTCCTTCGACTACGCCGCCCGGCAGCGCCGCCCCTGGCGCCCGGAGTGGGCACGCCGCTGCCGGGAGGCCTACTGCGCGGGCTACGCCGCCCACGCCGACTGGGACCCGCGCGAGAAGCACGGACTGCTGCGCGCCTACGAGACGGACCGGGCCGTGTACGAGGTCCTCTACGAGGCCCGGCACCGCCCCGACTGGCTTCCTGTACCGATGGCGGCGATCGAGCGTCTCGCCGTGAGAGGAGACTGA
- the treS gene encoding maltose alpha-D-glucosyltransferase: MTMNKPIPDTFEDTPQRDRDPDWFKRAVFYEVLVRSFQDSDGDGIGDLKGLTAKLDYLQWLGIDCIWLPPFFKSPLRDGGYDVSDYTAVLPEFGDLADFVEFVDAAHQRGMRVIIDFVMNHTSDQHPWFQESRNDPDGPYGDYYVWADDDKQFQDARIIFVDTEASNWTFDPVRKQYFWHRFFSHQPDLNYENPAVREEMLAALRFWLDLGIDGFRLDAVPYLYQEEGTNCENLPATHAFLKHVRREIDTSYPDTVILAEANQWPEDVVDYFGDFPGGGDECHMAFHFPVMPRIFMAVRRESRYPVSEILAKTPAIPSSCQWGIFLRNHDELTLEMVTDEERDYMYAEYAKDPRMRANIGIRRRLAPLLDNDRNQIELFTALLLSLPGSPILYYGDEIGMGDNIWLGDRDAVRTPMQWTPDRNAGFSSCDPGRLSLPTIMDPVYGYQVTNVEASMSSPSSLLHWTRRMIEIRKQNPAFGLGTYTELQSSNPAVLAYLRNAPSIEEDGDDLVLCVNNFSRFPQPTELDLRAYEELHPVELIGGVRFPAIGELPYLLTLAGHGFYWFRLSRVLSRAARGR, from the coding sequence ATGACCATGAACAAACCCATCCCGGACACCTTCGAGGACACTCCGCAGCGGGACCGGGATCCGGACTGGTTCAAACGCGCCGTCTTCTACGAGGTCCTCGTCCGTTCCTTCCAGGACAGTGACGGCGACGGCATCGGCGACCTCAAAGGCCTGACCGCAAAACTCGACTACCTCCAGTGGCTGGGCATCGACTGCATCTGGCTCCCGCCCTTCTTCAAATCGCCCCTGCGCGACGGCGGCTACGACGTCTCCGACTACACCGCCGTCCTCCCCGAATTCGGTGACCTCGCCGACTTCGTGGAATTCGTCGACGCCGCCCACCAACGCGGCATGCGCGTCATCATCGACTTCGTCATGAACCACACCAGCGACCAGCACCCGTGGTTCCAGGAGTCCAGGAACGACCCCGACGGCCCCTACGGCGACTACTACGTCTGGGCGGACGACGACAAACAGTTCCAGGACGCCCGCATCATCTTCGTCGACACCGAAGCCTCCAACTGGACCTTCGACCCCGTCCGCAAGCAGTACTTCTGGCACCGCTTCTTCTCCCACCAACCGGACCTCAACTACGAGAACCCGGCGGTGCGGGAGGAAATGCTGGCCGCCCTGCGGTTCTGGCTGGACCTCGGCATCGACGGCTTCCGCCTCGACGCCGTCCCCTACCTCTACCAGGAAGAAGGCACCAACTGCGAGAACCTCCCCGCCACCCACGCGTTCCTCAAGCACGTCCGCCGGGAGATCGACACGTCGTATCCGGACACGGTCATCCTCGCGGAGGCGAACCAGTGGCCGGAGGACGTCGTCGACTACTTCGGCGACTTCCCCGGCGGCGGCGACGAATGCCACATGGCGTTCCACTTCCCGGTGATGCCGAGGATCTTCATGGCGGTGCGGAGGGAGTCCCGGTACCCGGTCTCGGAAATCCTCGCCAAGACCCCCGCCATTCCCTCCAGCTGCCAGTGGGGCATCTTCCTGCGCAACCACGACGAGCTGACCCTCGAAATGGTCACCGACGAAGAACGCGACTACATGTACGCGGAGTACGCCAAAGACCCGCGCATGCGCGCCAACATCGGCATCCGGCGCCGGCTCGCCCCCCTCCTGGACAACGACCGCAACCAGATCGAACTGTTCACCGCCCTGCTGCTCTCCCTGCCCGGCTCGCCGATCCTCTACTACGGCGACGAGATCGGCATGGGCGACAACATCTGGCTCGGCGACCGCGACGCCGTACGCACCCCCATGCAGTGGACACCCGACCGCAACGCCGGCTTCTCCTCCTGCGACCCCGGACGCCTCTCACTGCCGACGATCATGGACCCGGTCTACGGCTACCAGGTCACCAACGTCGAGGCGTCGATGTCGTCACCGTCATCACTGCTGCACTGGACCCGCCGCATGATCGAGATCCGCAAACAGAACCCCGCGTTCGGCCTCGGCACCTACACCGAACTCCAGTCGTCCAACCCGGCCGTGCTGGCGTATCTCCGGAATGCCCCCTCGATCGAGGAGGACGGCGACGACCTGGTGCTGTGCGTGAACAACTTCTCCCGCTTCCCGCAGCCCACCGAACTCGACCTGCGCGCCTACGAAGAACTCCACCCCGTCGAACTCATCGGCGGTGTCCGCTTCCCCGCCATCGGTGAACTGCCCTATCTCCTCACCCTCGCGGGCCACGGCTTCTACTGGTTCCGGCTCTCCCGAGTCCTCTCCCGCGCTGCCCGAGGGCGTTGA
- a CDS encoding maltotransferase domain-containing protein: MSPIPAPAVGRVPVRDVRPLVECGRRPAKAVVGEIFEVTATLFREGHGVIAANVVLKDPEGRPAPWTPMRELVPGTDRWGACVTPTAVGRWTYRVEAWSDPIATWRHTARIKIPAGMDTGLVLEEGAELYARAAAGAPEADLHATLLTAVRKLRDDTLPAADRLAAALAPEVDEVLTRHPLRELVTSSEPLPLLVERERALFGSWYEFFPRSEGTPEQPHGTFRTAARRLPAIARMGFDVLYLPPIHPIGTTFRKGRNNTLSPTPDDVGVPWAIGSPEGGHDTVHPDLGTIEDFDHFVAEARTLGLEVALDFALQCSPDHPWVHKHPEWFHHRPDGTIAYAENPPKKYQDIYPIAFDADLPGLITETTRVLRHWMDHGVRIFRVDNPHTKPVLFWEQVIADINATDPDVIFLAEAFTRPAMMHTLAATGFQQSYTYFTWRTTKQELTDYATELAGDSAAYMRPNFFVNTPDILHAFLQEGGRPAFELRAVLAATLSPTWGIYSGYELCENTPLKPGSEEYLDSEKYQLRPRDWDAAAQDRRTIAPLITALNDIRRRHPALHGLRNLRFHHTGNDAVIAYSKRAGSDAVVVVVNLDPHRAQEATVTLDMAELGLGMDENVPVHDELTGEAYRWGRTNYVRLEPGRAPAHVLHVLLPAESTSSSSQIGASGTP, translated from the coding sequence ATGAGCCCGATCCCGGCCCCGGCCGTCGGCCGCGTCCCCGTCAGGGACGTCCGCCCGCTCGTCGAGTGCGGCAGGCGTCCCGCGAAGGCAGTCGTCGGCGAGATCTTCGAGGTCACCGCGACGCTCTTCCGGGAAGGGCATGGCGTGATCGCCGCCAACGTCGTGCTCAAGGATCCGGAGGGCCGCCCGGCCCCGTGGACCCCGATGCGTGAACTCGTACCCGGCACCGATCGCTGGGGCGCCTGTGTCACCCCGACCGCCGTGGGCCGGTGGACGTACCGCGTCGAGGCCTGGAGCGACCCGATCGCCACCTGGCGTCACACCGCCCGCATCAAGATCCCGGCCGGCATGGACACCGGGCTGGTCCTGGAGGAGGGCGCCGAGCTGTACGCGCGCGCCGCCGCCGGAGCGCCCGAGGCGGACCTCCACGCGACCCTGCTGACGGCCGTGCGCAAGCTCCGCGACGACACCCTTCCGGCCGCCGACCGGCTGGCGGCGGCGTTGGCGCCGGAGGTGGACGAGGTCCTGACCCGCCACCCTCTGCGTGAACTGGTCACCTCGTCGGAGCCACTGCCGCTGCTGGTGGAACGCGAACGGGCCCTGTTCGGCTCCTGGTACGAGTTCTTCCCACGTTCCGAGGGCACCCCCGAGCAGCCCCACGGCACGTTCCGCACCGCCGCCCGCCGCCTGCCCGCCATCGCCCGGATGGGCTTCGACGTCCTCTACCTCCCGCCCATCCACCCCATCGGCACCACCTTCCGCAAGGGCCGCAACAACACCCTCTCCCCCACCCCCGACGACGTCGGCGTGCCCTGGGCCATCGGCTCCCCCGAAGGCGGCCACGACACCGTCCACCCCGACCTGGGCACCATCGAGGACTTCGACCACTTCGTCGCCGAAGCCCGCACACTCGGCCTGGAAGTCGCCCTGGACTTCGCCCTGCAGTGCTCCCCCGACCACCCCTGGGTGCACAAACACCCCGAGTGGTTCCACCACCGCCCCGACGGCACCATCGCCTACGCGGAGAACCCGCCCAAGAAGTACCAGGACATCTACCCCATCGCCTTCGACGCCGACCTGCCCGGCCTCATCACCGAGACCACCCGCGTCCTGCGGCACTGGATGGACCACGGCGTACGGATCTTCCGCGTCGACAACCCCCACACCAAACCGGTTCTCTTCTGGGAACAGGTCATCGCCGACATCAACGCCACCGACCCCGACGTCATCTTCCTCGCCGAGGCCTTCACCCGCCCCGCGATGATGCACACCCTGGCCGCCACCGGCTTCCAGCAGTCCTACACCTACTTCACCTGGCGCACCACCAAACAGGAACTCACCGACTACGCCACCGAACTCGCCGGGGACTCCGCCGCCTACATGCGGCCCAACTTCTTCGTCAACACCCCCGACATCCTCCACGCCTTCCTCCAGGAAGGCGGCCGCCCCGCCTTCGAACTCCGCGCCGTCCTCGCCGCCACCCTCTCCCCCACCTGGGGCATCTACTCCGGCTACGAACTCTGCGAGAACACACCCCTCAAACCGGGCAGCGAGGAATACCTCGACTCCGAGAAGTACCAACTCCGCCCCCGCGACTGGGACGCAGCCGCACAAGACCGACGTACGATCGCGCCGCTCATCACGGCGCTCAACGACATCAGACGGCGCCATCCCGCACTGCACGGGCTCAGGAACCTGCGCTTCCACCACACCGGCAACGACGCGGTGATCGCCTACAGCAAGCGCGCCGGCTCGGACGCGGTCGTGGTGGTCGTCAATCTCGACCCCCATCGCGCCCAGGAGGCCACGGTCACGCTCGACATGGCGGAACTCGGCCTGGGCATGGACGAGAACGTGCCGGTACACGACGAGTTGACGGGGGAGGCCTACCGCTGGGGAAGGACGAACTACGTGCGTCTGGAACCCGGGCGGGCACCCGCGCACGTCCTCCACGTCCTGCTCCCTGCCGAGAGCACGTCCTCCTCGTCGCAGATCGGAGCGTCAGGCACGCCATGA
- a CDS encoding pep a2: MKTAVPRYYHLDVEVTPERVGQVGRVMAAHLRFWDLETLVGPVCHSAELLLRAIDEHATDKNTSIEMWWNGQHLIAAAGANDREMRPDRELRPCLTRIAALSDGWGCCSTATGSTVIWFTQRAPVDQSVPLVPTVPEPALREVRQVPREMLVAVLAGSPGGDAADARECTQ, translated from the coding sequence ATGAAGACCGCAGTGCCTCGCTACTACCACCTCGACGTGGAAGTCACTCCGGAACGGGTCGGACAGGTCGGGCGCGTCATGGCCGCCCACCTCCGGTTCTGGGACCTGGAGACCCTCGTCGGGCCCGTCTGCCACAGTGCCGAACTGCTGCTGCGCGCGATCGATGAACACGCGACGGACAAGAACACCTCGATCGAGATGTGGTGGAACGGTCAGCACCTCATCGCGGCGGCGGGCGCGAACGACCGGGAGATGCGCCCGGACCGGGAGTTGCGCCCCTGCCTGACCCGTATCGCCGCGCTGAGCGACGGTTGGGGCTGTTGTTCGACGGCCACCGGCAGCACGGTCATCTGGTTCACCCAGCGCGCGCCGGTCGACCAGAGCGTGCCCCTGGTGCCGACCGTGCCCGAGCCGGCCCTGCGCGAAGTGCGCCAGGTGCCCCGCGAGATGCTCGTCGCCGTGCTCGCCGGTTCGCCGGGCGGCGACGCGGCGGACGCGCGCGAGTGCACACAGTGA